Genomic window (Chryseobacterium sp. H1D6B):
TAATATCCAGGTTATAAATCCGAGGATTATTGATGCCGGATTTGTTTTCAAAAACTGACGATGTTGCCTTCTGAGAGCTAGCTGTCCAGAGACGGTCTGTCTGCGCGAAAGAAATGCCTGTAATAAAAAGCACTCCAATCATGGATAATTGTTTTTTCATATAAAATATTTGTTTTGATTGTGGAATATCAAAGCTAATAAAAAATATATAATGAAAAACAAAATTATTTAAGAAAATTTTAGAGTATTCATTCAGTCTATTATGCAATACATTGAAATATCGTCAAATTTAAAAAAGAAAATAGCATACACAAAACGCGTATGCTATTCATTTATTGGTGATATAATTCTAATTAAATCTTATCAGATTTTAATCATTATTTTATTGAGTAATATCTCTTCCGATCACAAGTCTCTGGATTTCTGATGTTCCTTCTCCAATTGTACAAAGTTTAGAGTCTCTGTAGTATTTTTCAGCAGGGAAATCTTTTGTATAACCGTATCCTCCGAAGATCTGTACTGCATTATTAGCAATTCTTACACAAGCTTCAGAAGCATAAAGTTTAGCCATGGCTCCTTCTTTTGTCATTTTCTGTTTAGCATTTTTAAGATTTGAAGCTCTCTGGATCAGAAGTTCAGCGGCATCAATTTCTGTTGCCATATCAGCAAGCATAAAGTTGATAGCCTGGAAACTTGCGATTGATTTTCCAAACTGGTGTCTTTCTTTAGCATATTTTAAAGCTGCTTTATACGCTCCTCTTGCAGTTCCTAAACTTAAAGCCGCAATTGAAATTCTTCCTCCATCTAAGATTTTCATAGCCTGTTTGAAACCTTCTCCAACTTCTCCTAAACGATGAGAATCCGGAACACGTACGTTATCGAAGATTAATTCTGCAGTTTCAGAAGCACGCATTCCTAATTTATTTTCTTTTTTACCGGAAGTAAAACCAGGCATCCCTTTTTCTAATACGAAAGCTGTAGAGTTGTTTTTAGCTCCTATTTCACCCGTTCTTGTCATTACTACGGCAATATCTCCGGAAATAGCGTGTGTAATGAAGTTTTTTGCTCCATTTATTATCCATTCGTCACCATCTTTTACAGCAGTGGTAGACATTCCTCCTGAATCAGAACCTGTATTATGCTCTGTTAATCCCCAAGCACCGATTACTTTTCCTGTTGCTAATTGAGGAAGCCATTTATTTCTCTGCTCTTCGTTTCCGAATTCATAAATATGATTGGTGCAAAGTGAATTGTGGGCTGCTACAGAAAGTCCTATAGATGGATCTACCTGAGAAATTTCATCTAAAATGGCAACATATTCGTGATAACCAAGACCAGAACCGCCATACTGCTCAGGAACAACAATTCCCATGAAGCCCATTTCTCCTAATTGATGAAATAGTTCTTTTGGAAATGTTTGGCTTTCATCCCATTCCATGATGTTTGGTCTGATATTTTTCTCAGCAAATTCTCTTGCTGTTTCTGCTATCATTTTAATGTTGTTCATTGTTTCTGTGTTCATATAGATAATAATAGTTAGTTCCCAAAGATACTTAAATTGCAGCAATGCCAAAAAAAATTATTTCAATCTTACTTATTATCCCGCAAAACTTTAATTATCAATTTTTTATATTCTCAAAATTAATGATTTATTAATAAAATATTCAGAACTTTGATTGTATTAATTTACTATTTTAGCCATCCAATTTTTAAAGCATGAAAAAAATTCTACTTCCTATATTATTAGTTTCATCTTATATCACTGCACAGATTCCTGCAGGCTATTATGATGGAACAGCAGGGCTTACGGGATATACTCTGAAATCGAAACTGCATGACATTATTGCAGCAAAGAATGTCAACTGGAATTATGGCGATCTTATGAATTATTATAATCAGACAGATCTGGATACATATTATGACCATGATGCTTCAAACACAACTTTACTGCTGGATATTTATTCTGAGATTCCTACGGGACCTGATGCGTATGAATATACTTCAGCGCAGCTGATATCAAGCGCTGCAACTGAAGGGCTGGGGTACAATAGAGAGCATATGATGCCGCAAAGTACTTTCTATAGTAATTATCCTATGTATTCTGATTTATTTTACGTTATTCCTACAGATGCGAAAATTAATCAATTAAGGAGTAATTACCCCTACGGAATATCCACTACGACCCCTTCTAATGTATATTACACTTTTACTAATTCTTCAAAAATAGGAAAAAGCGCGATTCCTAATTATCCGTATACCGGGCGTGTGTACGAACCTATTAATGAATTTAAAGGAGACATTGCAAGAAGCTTACTATATTTCGCAGTAAGATATGAAGGGAAATTAGGAACTTTTAATTTTAATAACAACGCTAATCCTGCATCGGACAGCAATCCTTTAGACGGAACAGAAGAAAAAGCTTTTGATGATGCTTATATTGCTATGCTTCTTCAATGGCATGCACAGGATCCTGTTTCTCAACGAGAGATCGATAGAAACAATACAGTATACGCTATTCAAAAAAATAGAAATCCATTTATTGACAATCCGCAATGGGTAAATGTTATCTGGGGCCAGACTCCTGATACAGCCGCCCCTCAAACACCTTCTAATTTAACAGCTTCACAAACCAGTGCTTATTTCACAACATTGAACTGGTCGCCAAGCTCAAGTACGGATGTTATAGGATATAAAATTTATCAAAATGGAGTATTAGTAGCTTCTACTAAAAATACCTCTATAAGTATTGACCATCTTACGCCTTCTACAGCATACAATTTTACTGTTAAAGCCTATGATAATGGTTATTTATTTTCTGCCGACAGCAATACGATTTCAGTAAACACATTAGCTTCTGATGTTTACGCTAAAGACTTATTTGTTTCAAAATACTTAGAAGGAACAGCAGATAACAAAGCATTAGAAATTACAAATAGAACAGGACATGCTGTAAATCTTAGTGATTACAGACTGTCCATTCAATTTCCCGGCACAAACAGTTACTATTTTCCAGCCCCTTATGAATTAGAAGGTATTGTCCAGAATAATGAAACTTTTGTTATTTTGAATCCTAATGCTAATTTCTCCTGCCTTACAGTCAGCCAGGCCCGGTTTGCAACTGCAGCTCCCCAGATGACATTTACAGGAAGCCAATATGTAGAACTTCGATATAAATCATCTACTGTTGATGCAATAGGAATTTCAGGACAGAATAATTCATCTGCATTAGGTAACATTTCTCTATATAGAAAAAATACCGTGAACCAGCCTAATACATTATTCAATCTTACAGAATGGGATTCCTATGCAAGTAATTACTGCCAAAATCTTGGAGTATTAGCAGTAACTGATCTTATCACAGGAAATAAAGAGATTACAATTTATCCAAATCCTGTTAATGACAACATTTTTGTAAGTGGAAACATACAGGGTACAAAGAAAGCACAGATCCTTGATTTCTCAGGAAGACTTCTTTACACTGAAGAATCTCCTTTTAAGAATAAGAAAAATATTTCTGTACAGAATTTAAAAACAGGAACTTATTTATTAAAAATAGACAACAAGATTTATCAGTTTATCAAGAAATAAACCGCTTAATTTTGTTTCAATTGATATAAGCAGATTCACTAATAATTAATATCTATAAGTGTTTCTGCTTATATCTTTTATTTATAAGTATTTATGCTTATATTTGCAAAATGATAGCGGTCATCACTGGTGATATAATAAATTCGCAGCATGCAGACACAGAAGTTTGGATAACCAGACTGAAGAATCTTCTGGAAAATTGGGGGAGCTCACCGCTTACATGGGAAATATACAGAGGAGACGAATTTCAATTCAAATGCACTATCGATGAAGTTTTCTGGCGTTTTCTAGCCATAAAATCCCTTATAAAAAGTCAGGAAAATTTAGATGTAAGAATTGCTATCGGCATTGGTGAAGAGAATTTTTCTTCCGAGAAAATCACAGAATCGAATGGAACGGCTTACGTCAATTCAGGGAGATTACTGAATGATATTAAAAACGACGGACACACCGTTGCTGTAAAAACATCCAGTGACACCGTAGACCGGGACCTGAATATTCTATTGAGATGGTCTTCCAAAGATTTTGACAACTGGACGATGGCCACCGCAGAGATCATTCATGAAATGATCATGAACGAAGACATCACACAGGAAGATCTGGCCAAAAAATTCACGATTTCACAATCGTCGGTAAGCCAGCGACTGAAACGAGCAAACTACGAGTTGATCGTAGAAACTAATCAATATTTTAGAAAGAAAATTTCAGAACTGTAAGAAATGATTTTCACTAAACTCATATTGGCACATGTACTCGGAGATTTTATTCTCCAGCCAAATTCATGGGTTGCAGATAAAGAAAACCGTAAGCTTAAAAGCAAATATTTATATTTCCATGTTCTGATACACACTGTTTTAAGTTTTGTATTTCTTTGGGACGTACAGCTTTGGTGGGTGGCTGTTTTAGTGGGAGTTTCTCACTTTATCATCGATGCTTCCAAGCTTATTTTTCAAACTATAAAAACGAAAAGAAACTGGTTTTTTATTGATCAGATGCTGCACATCACTGTAATAGCAGCAGTTTCATTTTATTTTAAAGAATTTGACATTGAAGTTCTTAAAAATGAAAATCTTTTAAAAATAATTGCAGCCGCTTTATTTCTAACAAGCCCTGTTTCAATTATAATTAAAATTTTACTTTCCTCATGGACACCGGTTTCAATAGAACACAGTAAAATACAAACCGAATCTTTAACGAGTGCCGGAAAATATATAGGAATTCTAGAACGTTTATTAGTCTTCACCTTTATTTTGGTGAACCACTGGGAAGGAGTAGGTTTTATGATCGCCGCAAAATCATTGTTCAGATTCAGCGATCTAGCACAGGCTAAACAAAGAAAACTAACAGAATATGTACTTATCGGTACGCTGTTAAGCTTTGGAATGGCTGTTTTAATAGGAATTTTAATAAAATAATTATAAATCTAACTATAAAGACAATTTAGAAAATGGAAAAGAGAGAAATGTTGTACGAAGGGAAAGCGAAACAAGTTTTTGCTACCGACAATCCTGATCAAGTAGTAGTACGTTTCAAAGACGATGCTACAGCATTTAATGCTCAAAAAAGAGGACAGGTTGATTTGAAAGGCGAAATGAACAACGCTATCACCACTTTGA
Coding sequences:
- a CDS encoding acyl-CoA dehydrogenase family protein, coding for MNTETMNNIKMIAETAREFAEKNIRPNIMEWDESQTFPKELFHQLGEMGFMGIVVPEQYGGSGLGYHEYVAILDEISQVDPSIGLSVAAHNSLCTNHIYEFGNEEQRNKWLPQLATGKVIGAWGLTEHNTGSDSGGMSTTAVKDGDEWIINGAKNFITHAISGDIAVVMTRTGEIGAKNNSTAFVLEKGMPGFTSGKKENKLGMRASETAELIFDNVRVPDSHRLGEVGEGFKQAMKILDGGRISIAALSLGTARGAYKAALKYAKERHQFGKSIASFQAINFMLADMATEIDAAELLIQRASNLKNAKQKMTKEGAMAKLYASEACVRIANNAVQIFGGYGYTKDFPAEKYYRDSKLCTIGEGTSEIQRLVIGRDITQ
- a CDS encoding endonuclease gives rise to the protein MKKILLPILLVSSYITAQIPAGYYDGTAGLTGYTLKSKLHDIIAAKNVNWNYGDLMNYYNQTDLDTYYDHDASNTTLLLDIYSEIPTGPDAYEYTSAQLISSAATEGLGYNREHMMPQSTFYSNYPMYSDLFYVIPTDAKINQLRSNYPYGISTTTPSNVYYTFTNSSKIGKSAIPNYPYTGRVYEPINEFKGDIARSLLYFAVRYEGKLGTFNFNNNANPASDSNPLDGTEEKAFDDAYIAMLLQWHAQDPVSQREIDRNNTVYAIQKNRNPFIDNPQWVNVIWGQTPDTAAPQTPSNLTASQTSAYFTTLNWSPSSSTDVIGYKIYQNGVLVASTKNTSISIDHLTPSTAYNFTVKAYDNGYLFSADSNTISVNTLASDVYAKDLFVSKYLEGTADNKALEITNRTGHAVNLSDYRLSIQFPGTNSYYFPAPYELEGIVQNNETFVILNPNANFSCLTVSQARFATAAPQMTFTGSQYVELRYKSSTVDAIGISGQNNSSALGNISLYRKNTVNQPNTLFNLTEWDSYASNYCQNLGVLAVTDLITGNKEITIYPNPVNDNIFVSGNIQGTKKAQILDFSGRLLYTEESPFKNKKNISVQNLKTGTYLLKIDNKIYQFIKK
- a CDS encoding SatD family protein, with the translated sequence MIAVITGDIINSQHADTEVWITRLKNLLENWGSSPLTWEIYRGDEFQFKCTIDEVFWRFLAIKSLIKSQENLDVRIAIGIGEENFSSEKITESNGTAYVNSGRLLNDIKNDGHTVAVKTSSDTVDRDLNILLRWSSKDFDNWTMATAEIIHEMIMNEDITQEDLAKKFTISQSSVSQRLKRANYELIVETNQYFRKKISEL
- a CDS encoding DUF3307 domain-containing protein; translation: MIFTKLILAHVLGDFILQPNSWVADKENRKLKSKYLYFHVLIHTVLSFVFLWDVQLWWVAVLVGVSHFIIDASKLIFQTIKTKRNWFFIDQMLHITVIAAVSFYFKEFDIEVLKNENLLKIIAAALFLTSPVSIIIKILLSSWTPVSIEHSKIQTESLTSAGKYIGILERLLVFTFILVNHWEGVGFMIAAKSLFRFSDLAQAKQRKLTEYVLIGTLLSFGMAVLIGILIK